Proteins encoded within one genomic window of Bacteroidales bacterium:
- a CDS encoding ABC transporter permease — protein sequence MNLKNRNRKFFFRYYRLVSLAVVITVAVITGSLVVGDSVRATLVRRVAERLGNTETIIFSRNSFIDKEILNTPLFKVPSARGILLTNGFVSRSGKLLPVFVWGVDDMSVPRGSARVNPALAGELLVNAPEDLVLRLPATGMVPSGSLFVTENYTTSLRLSCDRIVDVKEGGNISMKNEQVIPFNIFVNQDELAETLETEGKINLILDSRHISAGELENVWNYSHSGMAVNRKNGFTEITSDRVFLQEKVVETISRNNQNTNRLFSYLANSIGRQGISIPYSFVTAMDTYKGESLPKDGIILPDYSANRLHVKAGDTVEVSYFISEDLKTLSTNTLKFRVWKILPLADFQNDSTLSADFPGLSDVERCTDWDSDLPIDMDLITAEDEEYWEHYRSTPKAIIPYEAVAGDWGNAYGNATSIRIMDVYPDLSGLHPDMFGIQTVYPREAGLYAARNGVDFSSLFLALGFFIIVSSILLMMVPLSEMLYKRKQEIDLLKALGFTRKRITRMLWSESAPIVLVSSVAGIIAGLLYTALIMWLLGTVWKGATQTGGFSVYPGFVTLLAGFIIGIGLSLWILRTTIKRSLKDKPYYAGRIKLSLRTKKVWVILSGIMAILIMILNFFILRSVTLFVIVGIILLATAALWGDYLVCRNGLTRVGGFRSGKMVWATLFAGRKQAMLSFFALATGVFIVFSVGLNRKGFADSSQIRTGTGGYSLWCESSVPIYHNMTTQAGREKLSLTTLPPHTEILQCLRYGADDASCLNLNKVTTPT from the coding sequence TTGAATTTAAAAAATAGAAATAGAAAGTTTTTCTTCCGTTACTACAGGTTGGTATCGTTGGCCGTAGTTATTACAGTAGCTGTTATTACCGGTAGTCTGGTTGTGGGCGATTCCGTGCGGGCGACGCTTGTCAGGCGCGTGGCGGAACGGTTGGGAAACACAGAAACCATTATTTTCTCCCGCAATTCCTTTATCGACAAGGAAATTCTGAACACCCCGCTGTTCAAGGTACCTTCTGCAAGGGGTATTCTGTTGACCAATGGTTTTGTATCCCGTTCCGGGAAACTGCTTCCTGTGTTCGTATGGGGTGTCGATGATATGTCCGTTCCCAGGGGTAGCGCACGGGTTAATCCGGCACTTGCCGGAGAACTGTTGGTGAATGCTCCGGAAGACCTTGTACTTCGCCTGCCTGCTACGGGCATGGTTCCGTCGGGTTCCCTTTTTGTGACGGAGAACTATACCACGAGTCTGCGCCTGTCCTGCGACAGAATTGTCGATGTAAAAGAAGGCGGGAATATCAGCATGAAAAACGAACAGGTGATTCCCTTCAATATCTTCGTGAATCAGGATGAACTAGCCGAAACCCTGGAAACGGAAGGAAAAATAAACCTGATACTGGACAGTCGTCATATTTCTGCCGGAGAACTGGAAAATGTGTGGAACTACAGTCATTCAGGCATGGCGGTCAACCGGAAAAACGGCTTTACAGAAATTACTTCCGACCGCGTGTTCCTGCAGGAAAAGGTGGTAGAAACCATTAGCCGGAACAATCAAAATACCAACCGTTTATTCTCCTATCTGGCCAATTCCATAGGACGACAGGGCATTTCCATTCCTTATTCTTTTGTAACCGCAATGGATACCTACAAGGGCGAATCCTTACCAAAGGACGGGATCATCCTGCCGGATTATTCGGCAAACCGACTGCATGTCAAAGCCGGTGATACCGTTGAAGTGAGTTATTTTATTTCAGAAGATTTAAAAACCCTTTCGACCAACACATTAAAGTTCCGCGTGTGGAAAATCCTACCGTTAGCCGATTTTCAGAACGACAGTACATTAAGCGCAGATTTCCCCGGCCTTTCCGATGTGGAACGATGTACAGACTGGGACAGCGACCTGCCGATCGATATGGACCTGATCACCGCCGAAGATGAAGAATACTGGGAACATTACCGCAGTACACCTAAAGCCATTATTCCTTATGAGGCTGTAGCCGGGGATTGGGGAAATGCCTACGGAAATGCAACCTCTATCCGCATTATGGATGTATATCCCGATCTTTCAGGACTTCATCCCGACATGTTCGGGATCCAAACAGTCTACCCACGTGAAGCAGGGTTGTATGCAGCCCGGAATGGCGTCGATTTTTCCAGCCTTTTCCTTGCACTGGGATTCTTTATTATCGTTTCCTCCATTCTTTTGATGATGGTTCCCTTATCCGAAATGCTCTATAAAAGGAAACAGGAGATCGACCTGCTGAAAGCCCTCGGATTTACCCGGAAACGCATTACCCGGATGCTTTGGTCGGAGTCTGCGCCCATCGTACTGGTTTCGTCCGTTGCAGGTATTATCGCCGGATTGCTGTACACAGCGCTGATCATGTGGTTGCTCGGAACCGTCTGGAAAGGAGCCACACAAACCGGTGGGTTCTCGGTCTATCCCGGATTTGTTACCCTTCTGGCCGGATTTATTATCGGCATAGGATTATCCCTGTGGATACTCAGGACTACGATCAAACGTTCCCTGAAAGATAAGCCATATTATGCCGGACGGATAAAGCTGTCGCTCCGCACGAAAAAAGTATGGGTGATCCTTTCCGGGATAATGGCCATACTCATCATGATCCTCAACTTTTTCATTTTACGTTCCGTTACCCTTTTTGTGATCGTAGGGATCATCCTGCTTGCAACCGCTGCCTTATGGGGCGATTATCTCGTATGCAGGAACGGGTTGACCCGTGTTGGTGGCTTTCGTTCCGGAAAAATGGTATGGGCCACACTCTTTGCTGGAAGAAAACAAGCCATGTTATCTTTCTTTGCTCTGGCTACAGGTGTTTTTATCGTCTTTTCTGTCGGACTGAACCGGAAAGGGTTTGCCGACAGTTCGCAAATACGCACCGGGACGGGCGGATATTCGCTCTGGTGCGAAAGTAGCGTTCCTATCTATCATAACATGACTACCCAGGCCGGCAGAGAAAAACTGTCGCTTACAACGTTACCTCCCCATACGGAAATACTACAGTGTTTGCGTTACGGGGCAGATGATGCCAGTTGCCTGAACCTGAATAAAGTAACTACTCCCACC
- a CDS encoding ABC transporter ATP-binding protein, which produces MITLSEIKKSFRDGENRLNHVLRGINLEVEKGEFVAVKGASGSGKTTLLSILGTLLQPDEGSYLLDGKEMTGKGTDHSFIRNKQIGFVFQDHRLMPQYTVLENILLPVLAYAPQAGKEETEYAHRLMELTHISNLSNQYPDTLSGGEASRTAVCRALIMKPLLILADEPTGQLDAENARNIALLLSDINKSLGTTIIMVTHSDETSATAHRILMLNEGMLK; this is translated from the coding sequence ATGATCACATTATCAGAGATAAAAAAATCTTTCCGTGACGGTGAAAATCGTCTGAACCATGTGCTTCGCGGAATAAATCTGGAAGTGGAAAAGGGGGAATTTGTAGCTGTTAAAGGCGCTTCCGGTTCCGGTAAGACAACCCTGTTGTCCATACTGGGGACATTACTGCAACCCGACGAAGGTAGTTACCTGTTGGACGGAAAGGAGATGACCGGAAAAGGTACGGATCATTCATTTATTCGTAACAAACAGATTGGCTTTGTCTTTCAGGATCATCGCCTGATGCCCCAGTACACAGTATTGGAAAATATCCTGCTTCCCGTACTCGCATATGCACCACAGGCCGGCAAGGAAGAAACGGAATATGCGCATCGCCTCATGGAACTGACGCATATCTCCAACCTTTCAAATCAATATCCCGACACCCTTTCCGGAGGTGAAGCAAGCCGGACAGCCGTCTGCCGGGCATTGATCATGAAGCCGCTGTTAATTCTGGCCGACGAACCGACCGGGCAGTTGGATGCTGAAAATGCACGAAACATCGCCCTCCTGCTCTCGGATATCAACAAAAGCCTCGGTACAACGATCATTATGGTGACACATTCCGATGAAACCTCTGCCACAGCACACCGGATTCTCATGCTCAACGAAGGAATGTTAAAATAA
- a CDS encoding four helix bundle protein encodes MGTAKSFEELNIWQISREFCNDIFRITNYDLFSKDFRLKDQIKSSSGSIMDNIAEGFERSGNKEFVQFLYIAKGSCGETRSQLYRALDFKYITEEEFKGLKEKTILISQAIGGFINYLKQSELKGSKYKS; translated from the coding sequence ATGGGTACAGCGAAAAGTTTCGAAGAATTGAATATCTGGCAAATAAGCCGGGAATTCTGTAATGATATATTCCGAATCACGAATTATGATTTATTCTCGAAAGATTTTCGGTTAAAAGATCAGATTAAGTCATCATCGGGTTCAATCATGGATAATATTGCGGAAGGATTTGAACGAAGCGGAAATAAAGAGTTTGTACAGTTCCTATACATTGCGAAAGGCTCATGCGGAGAGACACGTTCCCAGTTGTATCGTGCACTGGATTTTAAATACATCACTGAAGAAGAATTTAAAGGTTTAAAAGAAAAGACAATTCTAATATCACAAGCTATTGGAGGCTTTATCAATTATTTAAAACAATCTGAATTAAAGGGAAGTAAATACAAATCTTAA
- a CDS encoding PQQ-binding-like beta-propeller repeat protein codes for MKKIIYIWLMVLLAGCGGNSGPSKTDMDWPLFRGDAALSGYTTTRLPKNPTLLWTYKGDARTVSSPVVDKGTTYWCDKRGHILGVDINGKPVFEYHLETAVEATPMIYDSVLYVGRIDGNMTAISLARKDTLWNYETMGQVSASPNIVDFEGRKAVIFGSYDNYLYCVDYNNGNEISRFESGYYLNGAVALWKGHVIFGGCDSWLRIIDCKTGIRTDSLLLDAYIPASPAIMGDYCYVGDYSGNIYKFILEDGKFARWKKIIESTDDNTSFVSVPAVTPEFLYILSSDRHLYAISRKNGKQEWKYMLKGNVGESSPVACDDQLIVCTKTGIVSILDAVTGELEWEYDTGEQIVGSPAVIKDHFFILTAKGTLFCFGKRK; via the coding sequence ATGAAAAAGATAATATACATATGGCTGATGGTTCTGCTTGCAGGTTGCGGGGGAAACTCCGGTCCTTCAAAAACAGATATGGACTGGCCATTATTCAGGGGAGATGCAGCCCTCAGCGGTTATACAACCACCCGGTTACCTAAAAATCCGACCCTGTTATGGACCTATAAGGGAGATGCCCGTACGGTATCTTCCCCTGTCGTCGATAAGGGAACCACCTACTGGTGTGATAAAAGAGGGCATATCCTGGGCGTCGATATCAATGGCAAACCGGTTTTCGAATACCATCTGGAAACAGCTGTTGAAGCTACTCCCATGATCTATGATTCCGTACTCTATGTCGGGCGTATCGATGGTAATATGACGGCCATTTCGCTTGCCCGTAAAGATACCCTGTGGAATTACGAAACCATGGGACAGGTTTCGGCGTCCCCGAATATAGTGGATTTTGAAGGCCGGAAAGCCGTTATTTTCGGAAGTTACGACAATTACCTGTATTGTGTCGACTATAACAACGGGAATGAGATCAGCCGGTTCGAGTCGGGATATTATCTGAACGGGGCTGTTGCGCTCTGGAAAGGGCATGTTATTTTCGGTGGGTGCGACTCGTGGTTGCGCATTATCGACTGCAAAACCGGTATCCGGACCGATTCGTTACTGTTGGACGCATACATTCCCGCTTCCCCGGCAATCATGGGGGATTATTGTTATGTAGGCGACTATTCGGGAAATATATACAAATTCATTCTGGAAGACGGGAAATTTGCCCGTTGGAAAAAGATCATAGAATCAACGGATGATAACACTTCTTTTGTATCCGTTCCGGCTGTTACCCCCGAATTCCTGTACATACTTTCGAGCGACAGGCACTTATATGCGATTAGCCGGAAAAACGGGAAACAGGAATGGAAGTATATGCTGAAAGGAAACGTAGGAGAAAGTTCGCCCGTAGCCTGTGATGATCAATTGATCGTATGTACGAAAACCGGTATCGTCTCTATTCTGGATGCCGTTACCGGAGAACTGGAATGGGAATATGACACCGGGGAGCAGATCGTCGGTTCGCCAGCCGTTATCAAAGATCATTTCTTTATCCTGACAGCGAAAGGCACATTGTTTTGTTTTGGAAAACGTAAATAA
- a CDS encoding (2Fe-2S)-binding protein: MNITINNHTIEVLNGETLIETARRAGYDIPSLCYAKEAKHKSSCMVCAVKNTATGQVIPSCTTIPTEGMSIETESEEIRLVRTLSLELLLSDHRADCEAPCSMVCPQGLDIERMLAFYDNGRHQEARSLLEESFSLPEIACDNCKVPCEKTCRRGTVDKAVPIRTIIRELVGMETSNPASDTQKVVQKTDKSIFQSRLGRFTIREKERLKTTTVTPSGCLHCACAGRSDCKLRVYATDEKIKRSRYDLTSALPAMERMHIKGDMWFEQSKCIRCGICVYNSDNGFTFKDRGFGMQVILPEENRENISEELAGLCPTGAIYRTEFGFDIQNSRFKIPNLKS, translated from the coding sequence ATGAACATCACCATCAATAACCATACGATAGAAGTCCTTAACGGCGAAACCCTGATAGAAACGGCACGCCGGGCAGGTTACGATATTCCTTCGTTATGCTATGCCAAAGAGGCAAAACATAAATCGTCCTGTATGGTCTGTGCCGTCAAGAACACTGCCACCGGACAAGTCATCCCTTCTTGTACCACCATTCCCACGGAAGGTATGAGTATAGAAACGGAAAGTGAAGAAATACGGCTGGTGCGTACCCTGTCGCTGGAATTATTGCTGAGCGATCACCGTGCGGATTGTGAAGCACCCTGTTCCATGGTTTGTCCCCAGGGGCTCGATATAGAACGGATGCTGGCCTTCTATGACAACGGCCGCCATCAGGAAGCCCGTAGTTTACTGGAGGAATCCTTTTCCCTACCTGAAATTGCCTGCGACAACTGCAAAGTACCCTGCGAAAAAACGTGCCGACGGGGAACGGTCGACAAAGCTGTACCCATACGCACGATCATTAGGGAACTGGTAGGAATGGAAACGTCGAACCCGGCTTCGGATACACAAAAAGTCGTGCAGAAGACAGACAAGAGTATTTTCCAGTCCCGTCTCGGCAGGTTTACTATCAGGGAAAAAGAACGCCTGAAAACAACAACCGTAACCCCTTCCGGATGTCTACATTGCGCATGTGCCGGAAGATCGGACTGTAAATTACGCGTTTATGCCACAGATGAAAAAATAAAACGGTCCCGTTACGATTTAACATCGGCGTTACCGGCCATGGAAAGAATGCACATCAAAGGAGATATGTGGTTCGAGCAGTCTAAATGCATCCGCTGCGGAATATGTGTCTATAACAGCGATAACGGATTCACCTTTAAAGACCGTGGATTCGGCATGCAGGTAATCTTACCCGAAGAAAACCGGGAAAACATCAGTGAAGAACTGGCCGGACTCTGTCCAACAGGCGCGATATACCGAACGGAGTTCGGATTCGACATTCAAAATTCAAGATTCAAAATTCCGAATTTAAAATCTTGA
- the tnpA gene encoding IS200/IS605 family transposase → MSSYRQILYHIVFRTKNSERTLNLDNIELLFRYIHGIIKQKNGVLYRINGMDEHIHILSDLHPSIALADYIRDIKTSTSLWLKQQTGFEYFKGWADGYAALTYSFQEKEMIVNYIRNQQKHHKKVSFKDEYRQLLNEHGVIIDEKYFL, encoded by the coding sequence ATGTCAAGTTATCGTCAGATTTTATACCACATCGTTTTCAGAACAAAAAACAGTGAAAGGACGTTGAACCTTGATAATATTGAACTGTTATTTCGATATATTCATGGCATCATAAAACAAAAAAACGGTGTCCTGTACCGAATCAATGGAATGGATGAGCATATTCATATTTTATCGGATTTACATCCGAGTATAGCTTTGGCGGACTATATCAGGGATATTAAAACCTCAACCTCCCTTTGGCTGAAACAACAAACAGGATTTGAGTATTTCAAAGGATGGGCAGACGGATATGCAGCGCTGACTTATTCTTTTCAGGAAAAAGAAATGATTGTTAATTATATAAGGAATCAACAAAAACACCATAAAAAAGTGTCTTTCAAAGATGAATACCGTCAGTTATTGAACGAACACGGAGTTATAATTGATGAAAAATATTTTTTATGA
- a CDS encoding MBL fold metallo-hydrolase — MNLKFIFFLLLFSCNLSAQQNVITFDFGSYAVSLLSEGQRQGNTGILIGATDEMLKECVPDGKFPNATNVFLVETGEKTILFDAGYGRNLFDNLKKLKRSADDVDIVILTHMHGDHIGGLLRDGKKSFPKAMLYIPRPEHDYWMSDKAGNSANARKVIEMYKDKLQLFEPGTIEKPQELIKGIKSVAAYGHTPGHTGYLLESDGSKLLIWGDLTHAMAIQMSYPQVAVTYDVDPQMAVKYRQEILKYVSENKIPIAGMHIQYPAIGNVRKKASGGYEFNLICECEGR; from the coding sequence TTGAATCTTAAATTCATCTTTTTTCTTCTCCTTTTCTCCTGTAATCTGAGTGCACAGCAAAACGTCATCACTTTCGATTTCGGCTCTTATGCCGTTTCGCTTCTTTCAGAAGGGCAGAGACAGGGTAACACCGGCATCCTTATCGGCGCTACCGATGAAATGTTGAAAGAATGTGTTCCTGACGGTAAATTTCCGAATGCTACTAATGTTTTTCTGGTAGAAACGGGCGAAAAAACTATTCTTTTCGATGCGGGATACGGGCGAAACCTGTTCGACAACCTGAAAAAACTGAAAAGATCGGCAGACGATGTCGATATTGTAATATTGACCCATATGCACGGCGATCATATAGGAGGGTTGCTACGCGACGGGAAAAAGAGTTTCCCCAAGGCTATGCTCTATATTCCCCGACCCGAACATGATTACTGGATGAGCGACAAAGCCGGAAATTCCGCCAACGCCCGTAAAGTGATAGAGATGTATAAAGATAAACTGCAGCTGTTTGAACCCGGAACGATTGAAAAACCTCAGGAGTTGATAAAAGGTATCAAAAGCGTTGCCGCATACGGTCATACCCCGGGACATACCGGCTACCTGCTTGAATCGGACGGCTCCAAACTCCTGATCTGGGGTGACCTCACCCATGCTATGGCTATACAGATGTCTTATCCGCAGGTCGCCGTTACCTATGATGTTGATCCACAAATGGCTGTAAAATACCGGCAGGAGATATTGAAATATGTTTCGGAAAATAAAATACCGATAGCAGGCATGCACATACAATATCCCGCTATCGGCAATGTAAGAAAGAAAGCATCCGGCGGATACGAATTCAATTTAATCTGTGAATGCGAAGGAAGATAA
- a CDS encoding NAD(P)H-dependent oxidoreductase subunit E, which translates to MSCNHNITEAREAMKGKVDTIIDRIGTSRNIIIPLLQALQEEFSYLPAEAIERIYERTEIDRAQLISVSTFYSQFRHIPLGKHLVKVCTGTACHVKGAGNVYDAFVRELKIEEGSVTSPDELFSVEKIACLGCCTLAPVVQIDEKIYGHVLPGRVNEVIEDFLALQGEKDKEDARQELRHVAGEIRLGMGSCCMASGSSDIYSELKTASRQLGIDVNIKPVGCVGVCNKVPLIDVVMPDGNITRYPNVKAAEIKEILHHHFKPAGYFKRLKNNLLNQVDTFHTDITWDNVIWKNEHERTGIIDSFLSGQKHISTEGYGFLAPLNIDEYITYKGFEALKDVLTRTKDEVVQTILKSGIRGRGGGGFPTGKKWEIVAGVDKKIKYVICNGDEGDPGAFMDRMMLESYPFRVIEGMIIAGYAVGAAKGIFYIRAEYPLAVTRIRTALEICREKNLIGDNIAGSNFSFDISIFEGAGAFVCGEETALIASIEGERGFPRQRPPYPAVEGLNGCPTLVNNVETLSQIPYIVSRGAGNYSMVGTEGSKGTKVFALAGKIRHGGLIEVPMGITLNQIIENIGGGVEGGEKLKAVQIGGPSGGCIPAHLCDVQVDFDAFNQMGAMMGSGGLVVLSESDCMVDVARYFLSFTCDQSCGKCTFCRVGIRRMLDILDKICSGKADMSDIGKLEELALNVKKASLCGLGKTAPNPVLTTLKYFREEYEEHVNGICKTGTCKEMVKFVVTDECIGCTKCAKACPVDAIPYTPYEVHSIDVEKCVLCGLCIDECSYDAIKKVPKNMEVQDSKIQNSELQIQS; encoded by the coding sequence ATGTCTTGTAACCATAATATAACCGAAGCCCGGGAGGCGATGAAAGGCAAAGTCGATACCATTATCGACCGTATTGGCACATCGCGTAATATCATCATCCCGCTGTTGCAGGCTTTGCAGGAGGAATTTAGTTATCTGCCTGCAGAAGCCATTGAACGTATCTATGAGCGTACTGAGATAGACAGGGCGCAACTGATCAGCGTTTCCACCTTTTATTCCCAGTTCAGGCATATACCACTGGGTAAGCATCTGGTAAAAGTATGTACCGGCACAGCCTGCCACGTGAAAGGAGCTGGAAACGTATATGATGCATTTGTCCGCGAACTGAAGATAGAAGAAGGTAGTGTAACCAGTCCGGACGAACTTTTTTCCGTTGAGAAAATAGCCTGTCTGGGATGCTGTACGCTGGCACCCGTTGTGCAGATCGATGAAAAAATATACGGGCATGTACTTCCCGGAAGAGTCAACGAAGTGATCGAAGACTTCCTTGCGCTACAGGGAGAGAAGGACAAGGAAGATGCCCGGCAGGAGTTGCGGCATGTCGCCGGGGAAATACGTCTGGGAATGGGTTCCTGTTGCATGGCCAGCGGTTCATCCGATATTTATAGCGAGTTGAAAACGGCTTCCCGACAGTTGGGGATCGACGTCAATATTAAGCCGGTAGGGTGCGTGGGTGTTTGTAATAAAGTGCCACTGATCGATGTTGTCATGCCCGATGGGAACATTACCCGCTATCCTAATGTAAAAGCCGCGGAAATCAAGGAAATATTACATCATCATTTCAAGCCGGCAGGTTATTTCAAACGACTGAAAAACAATCTGCTCAATCAGGTGGATACCTTCCATACCGATATCACATGGGATAATGTGATTTGGAAAAACGAACACGAGCGAACCGGGATCATTGATAGTTTCCTTTCGGGACAAAAGCATATATCAACGGAAGGATATGGATTTCTGGCACCTCTGAATATCGACGAATATATTACCTATAAAGGTTTTGAAGCGTTGAAGGATGTCCTTACCCGGACAAAGGACGAGGTAGTACAGACTATTTTGAAAAGCGGTATCCGTGGACGCGGCGGCGGCGGATTCCCTACAGGTAAAAAATGGGAAATAGTAGCCGGTGTTGACAAAAAGATAAAATATGTCATTTGTAACGGTGATGAAGGTGACCCCGGGGCATTCATGGACCGTATGATGCTCGAATCATATCCTTTTCGTGTGATTGAAGGAATGATCATTGCCGGGTATGCCGTTGGTGCCGCTAAAGGGATATTTTATATACGTGCGGAATATCCGTTAGCCGTAACCCGTATCCGTACAGCGCTTGAGATCTGCCGGGAAAAGAACCTGATCGGCGACAACATCGCCGGAAGCAATTTCTCATTCGATATCAGCATCTTCGAAGGAGCGGGAGCATTCGTTTGTGGAGAGGAAACCGCCCTGATCGCATCTATCGAAGGCGAACGCGGATTCCCCAGGCAACGTCCGCCTTATCCGGCTGTGGAAGGGCTGAACGGATGTCCCACACTGGTAAACAATGTCGAAACATTGAGCCAGATACCTTACATTGTCAGCAGGGGAGCCGGCAATTACAGTATGGTGGGAACCGAAGGCAGCAAGGGAACCAAAGTATTTGCATTGGCGGGAAAGATCCGGCATGGCGGACTGATCGAAGTACCCATGGGCATCACATTGAATCAGATCATCGAAAACATCGGCGGCGGTGTGGAAGGAGGCGAAAAACTGAAAGCCGTCCAGATCGGTGGACCTTCCGGAGGTTGTATCCCGGCACATTTGTGCGATGTACAGGTTGACTTTGACGCTTTTAACCAGATGGGCGCCATGATGGGTTCGGGTGGCCTCGTTGTACTGAGCGAAAGCGACTGCATGGTGGATGTGGCCCGTTATTTCCTCAGTTTCACATGCGACCAGTCGTGCGGGAAATGTACTTTCTGCCGGGTAGGCATACGCAGGATGCTCGACATCTTGGATAAGATATGCAGCGGGAAAGCAGATATGTCCGATATCGGAAAGCTTGAAGAACTGGCCCTGAATGTAAAAAAAGCCTCGCTTTGCGGATTGGGAAAAACAGCCCCCAACCCAGTTCTCACCACACTGAAATATTTCCGCGAAGAATACGAAGAGCATGTGAATGGCATCTGCAAAACAGGCACCTGCAAGGAAATGGTAAAATTCGTTGTTACCGATGAATGTATCGGATGCACCAAGTGTGCCAAAGCATGTCCTGTAGACGCTATTCCTTACACACCGTATGAAGTCCATTCCATCGATGTTGAAAAATGCGTATTATGCGGCTTATGTATCGATGAATGTAGTTACGATGCCATAAAAAAAGTACCGAAAAATATGGAAGTTCAAGATTCGAAAATTCAAAATTCCGAATTACAGATTCAGAGTTAA